The Armatimonadota bacterium genome includes a window with the following:
- a CDS encoding SGNH/GDSL hydrolase family protein: MAVQVADGFLMGRNSRLVCLGDSITEDARGYVPLMSALIAAGYPERNVSVVNAGIGGHRAPDMLERFKRDVLERRPAVVTISVGINDVWHGFTDTSPDGSGPRGVQLDTYTLCVRQMLAMLRESTDAEPVLITPTVIGEDIDNPDNARNARLRGYVEAIRSLADEHGTYLADAHGAFLQAIRAGVASNPAFRLTTDGVHTNDSGAAVLALCLLGALGFAGLAG; the protein is encoded by the coding sequence ATGGCTGTACAGGTTGCAGATGGGTTCTTGATGGGCCGGAACAGCCGGCTCGTATGCCTGGGCGACAGCATCACCGAAGATGCTCGGGGCTACGTTCCGTTGATGTCCGCGCTGATTGCGGCCGGCTACCCCGAGCGCAACGTGAGCGTTGTGAACGCTGGCATCGGCGGCCATCGCGCTCCCGACATGCTGGAGAGGTTCAAGCGTGACGTTCTGGAACGCCGGCCCGCGGTAGTAACCATCAGCGTCGGCATCAACGATGTCTGGCACGGTTTCACTGATACCTCACCGGATGGCTCGGGCCCGCGCGGCGTACAGCTGGACACCTACACTCTCTGTGTGCGGCAGATGCTCGCCATGCTGCGAGAAAGCACCGACGCAGAACCTGTGCTCATCACGCCAACGGTAATCGGAGAGGATATCGACAATCCGGATAACGCGCGCAATGCCAGATTACGTGGCTACGTGGAGGCGATCCGGTCGCTGGCTGACGAACACGGTACCTACCTGGCCGATGCCCACGGCGCATTCCTGCAGGCGATCCGGGCGGGCGTAGCATCGAATCCGGCGTTCCGGCTCACCACCGACGGCGTCCACACCAACGACAGCGGCGCGGCTGTACTGGCCCTGTGCCTGCTCGGCGCGTTGGGTTTCGCCGGATTGGCCGGCTAG
- a CDS encoding CDGSH iron-sulfur domain-containing protein, translating into MPEDVEISIWDDGPYEVNGPFTIKCEDGRLVVIEPGEPCFLCRCGGSKTKPFCDGSHDDIGFRGPVVAPTCAPGSD; encoded by the coding sequence ATGCCCGAAGATGTAGAGATCAGTATCTGGGATGATGGTCCGTACGAAGTCAACGGACCGTTCACGATCAAATGTGAGGACGGCCGGCTGGTCGTGATTGAGCCCGGTGAGCCTTGCTTCCTCTGCCGCTGCGGCGGATCCAAGACCAAGCCGTTCTGTGACGGCTCGCACGATGACATCGGGTTCCGCGGACCGGTGGTGGCGCCAACGTGCGCTCCGGGGTCGGACTAG
- a CDS encoding aminopeptidase P family protein, producing MFDYRKRIAAAQRALLDSGAGLLVVAPTDQMRYLIGWAEGGHERLIALLLPAAGEPVLLVPSMNAREAAANPAGVDRVVGWDDGPQWYGQVRDLLNEWGAPGAAMADDELLAVHLLHLQRLFPATRWQPAGELLAGLRQLKTPDELAALEQAARDIDAVCEESLAGLREGVTEREFGRVILDGIARRGKGPSFSPLVCFGENGAHPHHLSGDTRLKRGDVVIIDIGSADTGYASDITRTVAFGEPRDPGASEVYATVYSAHMAARSTARPGTSAEQVDSAAREVIQQAGYGPQFLHRTGHGIGLSTHEPPYIVQGNSTVLQPSMCFSVEPGIYLPGRFGVRIENIVTVTETGSRSLNAEPPAELRIVEPV from the coding sequence GTGTTCGACTACCGGAAGAGGATTGCGGCGGCACAGCGCGCACTGCTCGACAGCGGTGCGGGGTTGCTGGTCGTGGCGCCTACCGACCAGATGCGCTATCTCATCGGATGGGCGGAAGGCGGACACGAGCGGCTCATTGCGCTGCTGCTGCCGGCCGCGGGCGAGCCGGTGCTGCTGGTACCCTCGATGAACGCTCGGGAAGCGGCCGCCAATCCGGCGGGCGTCGATCGCGTGGTCGGCTGGGACGATGGTCCACAGTGGTACGGGCAGGTCCGTGATCTGCTGAACGAGTGGGGCGCGCCGGGCGCCGCCATGGCAGATGACGAGCTGCTTGCGGTCCACCTGCTGCACCTACAGCGTCTCTTTCCCGCAACGCGCTGGCAGCCGGCCGGAGAGTTGCTCGCGGGGCTGCGGCAGTTGAAAACGCCGGATGAGCTGGCTGCGCTCGAGCAGGCGGCGCGTGACATCGACGCGGTCTGTGAGGAGTCTCTCGCCGGGTTGCGCGAGGGAGTTACCGAGCGGGAGTTTGGCCGCGTGATTCTGGATGGGATTGCTCGTCGCGGCAAAGGACCATCGTTTTCGCCCCTGGTCTGCTTCGGCGAAAACGGCGCGCACCCGCACCACCTCAGCGGCGATACCCGGCTGAAACGCGGGGATGTGGTGATTATCGATATCGGTTCTGCCGATACCGGCTATGCCTCCGATATCACCCGAACGGTAGCGTTCGGCGAGCCGCGGGATCCCGGCGCTAGCGAGGTGTATGCCACCGTCTACTCCGCGCACATGGCGGCGCGATCCACTGCCCGACCGGGCACTTCGGCCGAACAGGTGGACTCCGCCGCCCGTGAGGTGATCCAACAGGCCGGCTATGGCCCCCAGTTCCTGCACCGGACTGGCCACGGCATTGGTCTATCCACGCACGAGCCGCCTTATATCGTGCAGGGCAATTCAACCGTGCTGCAGCCATCGATGTGCTTCAGCGTGGAACCCGGTATCTACCTGCCTGGCCGCTTTGGAGTGCGCATCGAGAACATCGTGACGGTCACGGAAACCGGGAGCCGGAGTCTGAATGCCGAGCCGCCGGCCGAACTGCGGATCGTTGAACCTGTGTGA
- the cysS gene encoding cysteine--tRNA ligase, producing MPPLSLFNTMTRAIEPLTPADPPQVRLYCCGPTVYNYAHIGNLRTYIFEDLLRRTLKFNGFDVHHVMNITDVGHMTTDADAGDDKMEVAAQREHKSPWELARFYEEAFFHDTSLLNIERPDVTPRATEHVPEMIALIERLEANGCTYVTSEGVYFDTSRDEDYGKLARLQLSEQRQGARAEVVEDVTKRHPSDFVLWFLNKPTHIMHWPSKWGEGYPGWHIECSAMSMRYLGETFDLHCGGVDHIPVHHTNEIAQSESATGHPFVNCWLHGEFLLMDSEKVSKSKGGSVNTLQSLIDAGYDPLAYRYFCMQAHYRSRLNFSLDALDAATTGLRRIYSLSPESDTLARGREDWMEARQEVLDAINLDLGIPTAVGLLNGYGSFSLWREFDPILGLKLDERKHQSAETLPPEAQRIREQRAAARAAKDWKLSDGLRDELIAMGYEVLDSADGDIVRRKLI from the coding sequence ATGCCGCCACTCTCACTCTTTAACACCATGACGCGCGCCATAGAGCCGCTGACGCCGGCCGATCCGCCACAGGTCCGCCTCTACTGCTGCGGACCCACGGTGTACAACTACGCCCACATCGGCAATCTGCGGACCTACATTTTTGAGGACCTGCTCCGCCGCACGCTGAAGTTCAACGGCTTCGACGTCCACCATGTGATGAACATCACCGATGTTGGTCACATGACGACCGATGCGGACGCCGGCGACGACAAGATGGAGGTTGCGGCGCAGCGCGAACATAAGTCACCGTGGGAGTTGGCACGGTTTTATGAAGAGGCGTTCTTCCACGATACATCCCTACTGAATATAGAACGGCCCGACGTAACGCCGCGTGCCACCGAGCACGTGCCCGAGATGATCGCACTCATTGAACGCCTGGAGGCCAATGGCTGCACCTACGTCACCAGCGAAGGCGTCTACTTCGATACAAGCCGAGACGAGGATTACGGAAAGCTGGCGCGTTTGCAGCTCTCCGAACAGCGCCAGGGCGCGCGGGCCGAGGTCGTAGAGGACGTTACCAAGCGGCATCCCTCCGACTTTGTGCTCTGGTTCCTCAACAAGCCCACGCACATCATGCATTGGCCAAGCAAGTGGGGCGAGGGGTACCCCGGCTGGCATATCGAGTGCTCGGCCATGTCGATGCGTTACCTGGGAGAAACTTTTGACCTGCACTGCGGCGGCGTCGACCACATCCCCGTGCACCACACCAATGAAATAGCGCAAAGCGAATCGGCCACGGGCCATCCGTTTGTCAACTGCTGGCTGCACGGCGAGTTTCTGTTGATGGACAGCGAGAAGGTTTCGAAGTCGAAGGGCGGATCGGTCAACACGCTGCAGTCGCTGATCGACGCCGGTTACGATCCCCTGGCCTACCGGTATTTCTGCATGCAGGCTCACTACCGTTCGCGGCTGAACTTCAGCCTGGATGCGCTGGATGCGGCCACCACCGGCCTGCGGCGCATCTACTCGCTGTCGCCGGAGTCGGACACACTGGCGCGCGGTCGCGAAGACTGGATGGAGGCGCGGCAGGAGGTTCTGGATGCCATCAACCTGGACCTTGGCATTCCCACAGCCGTCGGTTTGCTGAACGGCTACGGCAGCTTTTCGCTGTGGCGGGAGTTCGATCCAATTCTGGGTCTGAAGCTGGACGAGCGGAAGCACCAGTCGGCCGAAACCCTCCCACCGGAAGCGCAGCGCATCCGTGAGCAACGCGCGGCCGCCCGTGCCGCGAAGGACTGGAAGCTGAGCGACGGCTTGCGCGACGAGCTGATTGCTATGGGATATGAAGTGCTGGATTCGGCGGATGGTGACATCGTACGCCGGAAGTTGATCTGA
- a CDS encoding 8-oxoguanine DNA glycosylase, producing MNWNSFCTEQYPLDLPGTLAGGQAFRWRRDSRGTWWGVIGAGVAALREQPDAAPRQILWQTFPERDDWPALSRYLRLDEDLHALYASWRSDEHLGPASGRHAGLRILRQPPLECLFAFQCAAANTVVKIERTVARLAERYGERIVTELTDEPWPFYAFPTPAALAEADEGDLRADLWGYRAPRVIAAAHSLLQRDAGWLDALQSAPWGEARTDLMQFFGIGRKIADCIALFGLGCDEAVPVDTHILRISIELLGYRSAAKSLTPTAYQEIGDLWRRRYGNRAGWAQQYLFLDALQR from the coding sequence GCGACAGCCGCGGAACATGGTGGGGCGTCATCGGCGCCGGGGTAGCGGCCCTACGCGAACAGCCGGACGCGGCGCCTCGGCAAATCCTCTGGCAGACGTTCCCCGAACGCGATGACTGGCCTGCGTTGAGCCGGTATCTGCGGCTTGACGAGGATCTCCATGCGCTCTACGCCTCCTGGCGCTCCGATGAGCATCTCGGCCCTGCTTCCGGCCGCCATGCCGGACTTCGGATTCTCCGCCAACCTCCGCTCGAGTGTCTCTTTGCGTTTCAGTGCGCCGCCGCAAACACGGTGGTGAAGATTGAACGCACAGTGGCACGGCTCGCGGAGCGATATGGCGAGCGCATCGTTACAGAACTGACCGACGAGCCATGGCCGTTTTATGCGTTCCCGACGCCTGCGGCGCTGGCGGAAGCCGATGAGGGAGACTTACGCGCCGATCTGTGGGGCTACCGGGCGCCACGAGTTATTGCTGCGGCGCATTCCCTGCTGCAGCGAGATGCCGGCTGGCTGGATGCCCTGCAGTCGGCTCCGTGGGGCGAAGCGCGCACCGATCTCATGCAGTTCTTCGGCATCGGACGCAAAATCGCCGATTGCATCGCCCTGTTCGGGTTGGGCTGTGATGAGGCCGTGCCGGTCGACACGCATATACTCCGAATCAGCATCGAACTGCTGGGCTACCGAAGTGCGGCGAAATCGCTCACTCCAACCGCCTACCAGGAGATCGGCGATCTCTGGCGCCGGCGCTACGGAAACCGCGCCGGTTGGGCACAGCAGTACCTCTTCCTGGATGCCCTGCAGCGGTAA